From the Amblyraja radiata isolate CabotCenter1 chromosome 12, sAmbRad1.1.pri, whole genome shotgun sequence genome, one window contains:
- the LOC116979062 gene encoding SLAIN motif-containing protein-like isoform X1, which yields MVGPNAVEPEGVAGAGSPVGPGNAAAMVCVLPDADKEVKKLQDLVKKLELQNEQLRIRSGRGGKIIGVRPLSSLCRAPGTAGFVGDGLSPGDPLLSEYEALFNGWKVEVPGIVDGCWLRSPDADDEQQQAVFMEEDVLDLDPDPAVVEEDSWLYVSPKKTATPDRDQKTQNPLKWCRQVFDHPSPETEAACRSLMCRLDQANRWRNIYCTPFSSSCAYSSSTDVTSCSNLLNSTGCLKSSTKTVLTYGSSGYPAIHSALSSQSSIDSELSTSDDSISMGYKLQDLTDVQIMARLQEESLRQDYASSSASASRRSSSASLNSLRRGTYSDQEFDTYSLDDEDEYEYSLSQRSVQRYSPSPRNSPRSQSPIRGAATPGRVRPSRRCLQGRVSELMNYTKNQEEMRRSMPNLAKTGIRCSDSSRNSRSFESNLQMPNNRISRVQQSPASPATGKLRYTGNGNQTSFCNRQPVKAIANSNSPLMTRHSVKATGYLSSGSNVRRIQSATCSGTSPTGLASTGRSSGSTPVPRSTPTKSRVTCTTATTVSKSKLLQPARRTLQLPKAQSTVTEEKWKEGCY from the exons ATGGTGGGACCTAACGCGGTCGAGCCCGAGGGGGTAGCCGGTGCAGGGTCGCCGGTCGGCCCGGGGAACGCTGCCGCCATGGTGTGCGTGCTTCCCGACGCGGACAAGGAggtgaagaagctgcaggatcTGGTGAAGAAGCTGGAGTTGCAAAATGAGCAGCTTCGGATCCGCAGCGGCCGCGGAGGGAAGATTATCGGCGTCAGGCCGCTGTCCTCACTCTGCCGGGCGCCGGGGACCGCTGGCTTTGTCGGCGACGGGCTGAGCCCCGGCGACCCCCTGTTGTCTGAATACGAGGCGTTGTTTAACGGGTGGAAGGTGGAGGTGCCCGGCATCGTAGATGGCTGTTGGCTGCGCTCTCCTGATGCCGACGACGAGCAGCAACAGGCCGTGTTCATGGAGGAAGATGTCCTGGACCTGGATCCGGATCCAGCCGTCGTGGAGGAGGATAGCTG gttGTATGTTTCACCGAAGAAGACAGCAACACCAGATCGAGACCAGAAGACACAGAATCCTTTGAAATGGTGCAGACAGGTGTTTGATCATCCCAGCCCAGAAACTGAAGCTGCATGCCGTAGTCTTATGTGCCGACTTGATCAAG CCAACAGATGGAGAAACATCTATTGCACTCCGTTTTCCTCATCATGTGCTTATAGCTCCAGTACAGATGTCACTTCGTGTAGCAATCTGTTAAATTCTACTGGTTGCCTCAAATCGTCTACTAAAACAGTACTAACCTATGGCAGTTCAG GTTATCCAGCCATTCACTCAGCACTCAGTTCCCAGTCATCCATTGACAGTGAGCTAAGCACCTCCGATGACTCTATCTCCATGGGATATAAATTGCAAGATCTGACAGATGTCCAGATCATGGCTCGATTGCAGGAAGAAA GTCTTCGTCAGGACTATGCTTCCAGTTCAGCATCAGCTTCACGCCGTAGTTCGAGTGCCTCATTAAATTCCTTGAGGAGAGGTACCTACAGTGATCAGGAGTTTGACACTTACAGTCTAGATGATGAAGACGAGTATGAATACTCTTTATCTCAGCGTAGTGTGCAAAGATACTCACCGTCACCACGAAATTCACCTCGATCACAGTCTCCAATTAGGGGAGCAGCAACCCCAGGAAGAGTTCGGCCATCACGACGCTGTTTGCAAGGTCGTGTGTCTGAATTGATGAATTATACAAAGAATCAAG AGGAAATGCGTCGTAGTATGCCTAATCTGGCTAAAACTGGAATTCGCTGTTCCGATTCCTCGAGGAACAGTCGAAGCTTTGAATCTAATTTGCAAATGCCCAACAATCGAATTTCACGTGTGCAGCAATCTCCAGCAA GTCCAGCTACTGGGAAGCTCAGATACACTGGTAATGGGAATCAGACTTCATTCTGTAACAGACAGCCAGTGAAAGCAATTGCTAACAGTAACTCTCCCTTAATGACAAGGCATTCTGTGAAAGCAACAGGATACCTGAGTTCTGGGAGTAATGTTCGTAGAATCCAGTCTGCCACTTGTTCAGGCACTTCGCCAACTGGCCTTGCCTCCACTGGAAGATCCTCCGGTTCAACTCCTGTACCAAGGAGCACCCCGACCAAGTCACGAGTTACTTGCACTACAGCAACCACAGTTTCGAAGAGCAAGCTCTTACAGCCAGCTAGGAG GACCCTGCAACTAccgaaggcacaaagtactgtgACAGAAGAAAAGTGGAAAGAAGGCTGTTACTGA
- the LOC116979062 gene encoding SLAIN motif-containing protein-like isoform X3: MVGPNAVEPEGVAGAGSPVGPGNAAAMVCVLPDADKEVKKLQDLVKKLELQNEQLRIRSGRGGKIIGVRPLSSLCRAPGTAGFVGDGLSPGDPLLSEYEALFNGWKVEVPGIVDGCWLRSPDADDEQQQAVFMEEDVLDLDPDPAVVEEDSWLYVSPKKTATPDRDQKTQNPLKWCRQVFDHPSPETEAACRSLMCRLDQGYPAIHSALSSQSSIDSELSTSDDSISMGYKLQDLTDVQIMARLQEESLRQDYASSSASASRRSSSASLNSLRRGTYSDQEFDTYSLDDEDEYEYSLSQRSVQRYSPSPRNSPRSQSPIRGAATPGRVRPSRRCLQGRVSELMNYTKNQEEMRRSMPNLAKTGIRCSDSSRNSRSFESNLQMPNNRISRVQQSPASPATGKLRYTGNGNQTSFCNRQPVKAIANSNSPLMTRHSVKATGYLSSGSNVRRIQSATCSGTSPTGLASTGRSSGSTPVPRSTPTKSRVTCTTATTVSKSKLLQPARRTLQLPKAQSTVTEEKWKEGCY, translated from the exons ATGGTGGGACCTAACGCGGTCGAGCCCGAGGGGGTAGCCGGTGCAGGGTCGCCGGTCGGCCCGGGGAACGCTGCCGCCATGGTGTGCGTGCTTCCCGACGCGGACAAGGAggtgaagaagctgcaggatcTGGTGAAGAAGCTGGAGTTGCAAAATGAGCAGCTTCGGATCCGCAGCGGCCGCGGAGGGAAGATTATCGGCGTCAGGCCGCTGTCCTCACTCTGCCGGGCGCCGGGGACCGCTGGCTTTGTCGGCGACGGGCTGAGCCCCGGCGACCCCCTGTTGTCTGAATACGAGGCGTTGTTTAACGGGTGGAAGGTGGAGGTGCCCGGCATCGTAGATGGCTGTTGGCTGCGCTCTCCTGATGCCGACGACGAGCAGCAACAGGCCGTGTTCATGGAGGAAGATGTCCTGGACCTGGATCCGGATCCAGCCGTCGTGGAGGAGGATAGCTG gttGTATGTTTCACCGAAGAAGACAGCAACACCAGATCGAGACCAGAAGACACAGAATCCTTTGAAATGGTGCAGACAGGTGTTTGATCATCCCAGCCCAGAAACTGAAGCTGCATGCCGTAGTCTTATGTGCCGACTTGATCAAG GTTATCCAGCCATTCACTCAGCACTCAGTTCCCAGTCATCCATTGACAGTGAGCTAAGCACCTCCGATGACTCTATCTCCATGGGATATAAATTGCAAGATCTGACAGATGTCCAGATCATGGCTCGATTGCAGGAAGAAA GTCTTCGTCAGGACTATGCTTCCAGTTCAGCATCAGCTTCACGCCGTAGTTCGAGTGCCTCATTAAATTCCTTGAGGAGAGGTACCTACAGTGATCAGGAGTTTGACACTTACAGTCTAGATGATGAAGACGAGTATGAATACTCTTTATCTCAGCGTAGTGTGCAAAGATACTCACCGTCACCACGAAATTCACCTCGATCACAGTCTCCAATTAGGGGAGCAGCAACCCCAGGAAGAGTTCGGCCATCACGACGCTGTTTGCAAGGTCGTGTGTCTGAATTGATGAATTATACAAAGAATCAAG AGGAAATGCGTCGTAGTATGCCTAATCTGGCTAAAACTGGAATTCGCTGTTCCGATTCCTCGAGGAACAGTCGAAGCTTTGAATCTAATTTGCAAATGCCCAACAATCGAATTTCACGTGTGCAGCAATCTCCAGCAA GTCCAGCTACTGGGAAGCTCAGATACACTGGTAATGGGAATCAGACTTCATTCTGTAACAGACAGCCAGTGAAAGCAATTGCTAACAGTAACTCTCCCTTAATGACAAGGCATTCTGTGAAAGCAACAGGATACCTGAGTTCTGGGAGTAATGTTCGTAGAATCCAGTCTGCCACTTGTTCAGGCACTTCGCCAACTGGCCTTGCCTCCACTGGAAGATCCTCCGGTTCAACTCCTGTACCAAGGAGCACCCCGACCAAGTCACGAGTTACTTGCACTACAGCAACCACAGTTTCGAAGAGCAAGCTCTTACAGCCAGCTAGGAG GACCCTGCAACTAccgaaggcacaaagtactgtgACAGAAGAAAAGTGGAAAGAAGGCTGTTACTGA
- the LOC116979062 gene encoding SLAIN motif-containing protein-like isoform X2 has protein sequence MVGPNAVEPEGVAGAGSPVGPGNAAAMVCVLPDADKEVKKLQDLVKKLELQNEQLRIRSGRGGKIIGVRPLSSLCRAPGTAGFVGDGLSPGDPLLSEYEALFNGWKVEVPGIVDGCWLRSPDADDEQQQAVFMEEDVLDLDPDPAVVEEDSWLYVSPKKTATPDRDQKTQNPLKWCRQVFDHPSPETEAACRSLMCRLDQANRWRNIYCTPFSSSCAYSSSTDVTSCSNLLNSTGCLKSSTKTVLTYGSSGYPAIHSALSSQSSIDSELSTSDDSISMGYKLQDLTDVQIMARLQEESLRQDYASSSASASRRSSSASLNSLRRGTYSDQEFDTYSLDDEDEYEYSLSQRSVQRYSPSPRNSPRSQSPIRGAATPGRVRPSRRCLQGRVSELMNYTKNQEEMRRSMPNLAKTGIRCSDSSRNSRSFESNLQMPNNRISRVQQSPASPATGKLRYTGNGNQTSFCNRQPVKAIANSNSPLMTRHSVKATGYLSSGSNVRRIQSATCSGTSPTGLASTGRSSGSTPVPRSTPTKSRVTCTTATTVSKSKLLQPARRATDGME, from the exons ATGGTGGGACCTAACGCGGTCGAGCCCGAGGGGGTAGCCGGTGCAGGGTCGCCGGTCGGCCCGGGGAACGCTGCCGCCATGGTGTGCGTGCTTCCCGACGCGGACAAGGAggtgaagaagctgcaggatcTGGTGAAGAAGCTGGAGTTGCAAAATGAGCAGCTTCGGATCCGCAGCGGCCGCGGAGGGAAGATTATCGGCGTCAGGCCGCTGTCCTCACTCTGCCGGGCGCCGGGGACCGCTGGCTTTGTCGGCGACGGGCTGAGCCCCGGCGACCCCCTGTTGTCTGAATACGAGGCGTTGTTTAACGGGTGGAAGGTGGAGGTGCCCGGCATCGTAGATGGCTGTTGGCTGCGCTCTCCTGATGCCGACGACGAGCAGCAACAGGCCGTGTTCATGGAGGAAGATGTCCTGGACCTGGATCCGGATCCAGCCGTCGTGGAGGAGGATAGCTG gttGTATGTTTCACCGAAGAAGACAGCAACACCAGATCGAGACCAGAAGACACAGAATCCTTTGAAATGGTGCAGACAGGTGTTTGATCATCCCAGCCCAGAAACTGAAGCTGCATGCCGTAGTCTTATGTGCCGACTTGATCAAG CCAACAGATGGAGAAACATCTATTGCACTCCGTTTTCCTCATCATGTGCTTATAGCTCCAGTACAGATGTCACTTCGTGTAGCAATCTGTTAAATTCTACTGGTTGCCTCAAATCGTCTACTAAAACAGTACTAACCTATGGCAGTTCAG GTTATCCAGCCATTCACTCAGCACTCAGTTCCCAGTCATCCATTGACAGTGAGCTAAGCACCTCCGATGACTCTATCTCCATGGGATATAAATTGCAAGATCTGACAGATGTCCAGATCATGGCTCGATTGCAGGAAGAAA GTCTTCGTCAGGACTATGCTTCCAGTTCAGCATCAGCTTCACGCCGTAGTTCGAGTGCCTCATTAAATTCCTTGAGGAGAGGTACCTACAGTGATCAGGAGTTTGACACTTACAGTCTAGATGATGAAGACGAGTATGAATACTCTTTATCTCAGCGTAGTGTGCAAAGATACTCACCGTCACCACGAAATTCACCTCGATCACAGTCTCCAATTAGGGGAGCAGCAACCCCAGGAAGAGTTCGGCCATCACGACGCTGTTTGCAAGGTCGTGTGTCTGAATTGATGAATTATACAAAGAATCAAG AGGAAATGCGTCGTAGTATGCCTAATCTGGCTAAAACTGGAATTCGCTGTTCCGATTCCTCGAGGAACAGTCGAAGCTTTGAATCTAATTTGCAAATGCCCAACAATCGAATTTCACGTGTGCAGCAATCTCCAGCAA GTCCAGCTACTGGGAAGCTCAGATACACTGGTAATGGGAATCAGACTTCATTCTGTAACAGACAGCCAGTGAAAGCAATTGCTAACAGTAACTCTCCCTTAATGACAAGGCATTCTGTGAAAGCAACAGGATACCTGAGTTCTGGGAGTAATGTTCGTAGAATCCAGTCTGCCACTTGTTCAGGCACTTCGCCAACTGGCCTTGCCTCCACTGGAAGATCCTCCGGTTCAACTCCTGTACCAAGGAGCACCCCGACCAAGTCACGAGTTACTTGCACTACAGCAACCACAGTTTCGAAGAGCAAGCTCTTACAGCCAGCTAGGAG AGCTACGGATGGAATGGAATAG